One Triticum dicoccoides isolate Atlit2015 ecotype Zavitan chromosome 5B, WEW_v2.0, whole genome shotgun sequence genomic window carries:
- the LOC119311937 gene encoding uncharacterized protein LOC119311937, with product MASLSVATLPQLAGAPAAAAAKKRSGVTYVEGMNAYSGLKGLNKVTMLGVRKSADYKFARIVASLSPAGKRRGGSFGAQCNAAGEIFQIAVVMNALTLVGVAVGFVLLRAEAAFEESEE from the coding sequence ATGGCGTCGCTCTCCGTGGCCACGCTCCCGCAGCTGGCCggcgcgccggcggcggcggcggccaagaaGAGGTCCGGCGTGACGTACGTGGAGGGCATGAACGCCTACAGCGGCCTCAAGGGGCTCAACAAGGTGACCATGCTGGGCGTGCGCAAGAgcgccgactacaagttcgccaggaTCGTGGCGTCGCTGAGCCCCGCGGGGAAGAGGCGCGGGGGCTCGTTCGGCGCGCAGTGCAACGCCGCCGGCGAGATCTTCCAGATCGCCGTCGTCATGAACGCGCTCACGCTCGTCGGCGTCGCCGTCGGCTTCGTGCTGCTCCGGGCCGAGGCGGCCTTCGAGGAGTCGGAGGAGTGA
- the LOC119311938 gene encoding transmembrane protein 147-like, giving the protein MTVFHFLNCAVLTFGPHVVYYSATPLSEYDTIGTSVKAAVVYLGAALVKLVCLATFLKVPDANDSFDPYQELMKILIGFIDVAGLYFALTQLTHRNISQNHKFQAVGLGWAFADSVLHRLAPLWIGARGLEFTWEYIFQGLEANANLVMTLSLAALGSLMWLRKNKPRTLIPIIYACALLLATMPSITSYLRRSLEWQTPKVVGFELFSSLVMAFISWQLFSACQRPM; this is encoded by the exons ATGACGGTGTTCCACTTCCTCAACTGCGCGGTCCTCACCTTCGGCCCCCACGTCGTCTACTACTCCGCCACCCCCCT GTCAGAATATGACACGATTGGCACTAGTGTAAAAGCAGCTGTTGTTTATCTTGGAGCAGCACTTGTAAAG CTTGTTTGTTTAGCAACATTCCTCAAAGTACCTGATGCGAATGATAGCTTTGATCCTTACCAG GAATTAATGAAAATTCTAATTGGGTTTATAGATGTTGCTGGCCTTTATTTTGCTTTGACACAGTTGACCCACAGAAACATCTCCCAGAACCATAAGTTCCAGGCTGTTGGTCTTG GCTGGGCTTTTGCTGATTCAGTTCTGCACCGGCTGGCACCTCTCTGGATTGGGGCACGAGGGCTTGAATTTACTTGGGAGTACATATTCCAAGGACTTGAAGCAAATGCCAATCTT GTGATGACCCTCTCCCTTGCTGCATTAGGATCCTTGATGTGGCTGAGGAAGAACAAACCTAGGACTTTAATTCCAATTATTTATGCATGTGCTCTGCTTCTGGCAACAATGCCATCTATCACCAG TTACTTGCGGAGATCATTGGAGTGGCAGACTCCCAAGGTAGTCGGCTTCGAGCTCTTCTCCTCCCTGGTTATGGCTTTCATCAGCTGGCAGCTGTTCTCGGCTTGTCAGAGGCCGATGTAA
- the LOC119311936 gene encoding uncharacterized protein LOC119311936 encodes MHLSLWKPLSQCAAMLMDKRHRPPRPPAPGAGAGSGGGRRLQESKLREALEEASEDGCLTKSRDAALLDDGDGDGGEEGAGSGSVSRSRSLARLNAQREFLRATAVAAERAFLSPDALPALAEALATFLSMYPKYASSADVDRLRAGEYPHLDKACLDYCGFGLFSYLQSCSPADSSVSFTLSEITANLSNHALYGAAEKGTAEHDIRSRIMDYLNIPESEYCLVFTVSRGSAFRLLAECYPFATNKKLLTMFDHESQSVNWMAQSARDKGAKAYSAWFKWPTLKICSTELRDQISTKKRRRKKDSATGLFVFPVQSRVTGAKYSYQWMALAQQNNWHVLLDAGALGPKDMDSLGLSLFRPDFIITSFYRVFGADPTGFGCLLIKKSVMSCLQSPNGGTGAGMVRILPVFPQYLSDSVDGFDGVQDGLEDDMIIPIEEESSTMNSHQASQLPAFSGAYSSAQVREVIEESELDQDSSDRDGASTIYEENESVSVGEVMKSPVFSEDEMSEGSFWVDLGHSPLGSDHSEQGKLGSPLPASWFSGRKNAKKTSPKVPSKVARSPVYDNHVVSFDAAVRSVSQELEHVKEIPEEDCSYNGKVSEDCSYTGKVSEIEECQDGHENKRFVKFSCDNGRTQGTSASVFGGYAANGNGSTSEICPENQVEAKDSAIRRETEGEFRLLGRREAPNSRFNGGRLFGVEEAERVPSMGRKVSFTMEDSKLCRNADAGETSGYAVGEEEEDDDAYSDYDEIQDGRREPEIICRHLDHVNMLGLSKTTLRLRYLINWLVTSLLQLRLPDSGDGDGVPLVYIYGPKIKYERGAAVAFNIKDCNTGTSLINPETVQKMAEKEGLNVGVGFLSHIRLMDNQKHGVADVGLSSSLCRPTSNGRHEKKNSKNAIVGIEVVTASLGFLTNFDDVYRLWAFVAKFLDSSFLEQERLSSIPEDAER; translated from the coding sequence atgCATCTCTCGCTGTGGAAGCCGCTGTCGCAGTGCGCGGCGATGCTCATGGACAAGCGGCACCGCCCGCCGCGGCCGCCGGCGCCGGGCGCCGGGGCGGggtccggcggcgggcggcggctgcaGGAGAGCAAGCTGCGGGAGGCGCTGGAGGAGGCCTCCGAGGACGGGTGCCTCACCAAGTCCCGCGACGCGGCGCTgctcgacgacggggacggggacggcggggaggagggggccggctccGGCTCCGTCAGCCGGTCGCGGTCGCTGGCGCGCCTCAACGCGCAGCGCGAGTTCCTGCGCGCCACGGCCGTGGCGGCGGAGCGCGCCTTCCTGTCGCCCGACGCGCTCCCGGCGCTGGCCGAGGCCCTCGCCACGTTCCTCTCCATGTACCCCAAGTACGCCTCGTCGGCGGACGTGGACCGCCTCCGCGCCGGCGAGTACCCGCACCTCGACAAGGCCTGCCTCGACTACTGCGGCTTCGGcctcttctcctacctccagagctGCAGCCCCGCCGACTCCTCCGTCTCCTTCACGCTCTCCGAGATCACCGCCAACCTCAGCAACCACGCGCTCTACGGCGCCGCCGAGAAGGGCACTGCCGAGCACGACATCAGGAGCCGCATCATGGACTACCTCAACATCCCGGAGTCGGAGTACTGCCTCGTCTTCACCGTCAGCCGCGGCTCCGCCTTCCGGCTGCTCGCCGAGTGCTACCCCTTCGCCACCAACAAGAAGCTGCTCACCATGTTCGACCACGAGTCCCAGTCCGTGAACTGGATGGCTCAGTCCGCCAGGGACAAGGGGGCCAAGGCCTACTCCGCCTGGTTCAAGTGGCCCACCCTCAAGATCTGCTCCACCGAGCTCCGAGACCAGATATCCACCAAGAAGCGCCGACGCAAGAAGGACTCTGCCACTGGCTTATTCGTGTTCCCGGTGCAGTCCAGGGTGACCGGCGCAAAGTACTCATATCAGTGGATGGCATTGGCGCAGCAGAATAACTGGCATGTTCTGCTGGACGCCGGCGCATTGGGGCCTAAGGACATGGACTCGCTGGGCTTGTCGTTGTTCCGGCCGGATTTCATCATCACATCATTCTATAGGGTGTTTGGAGCTGATCCTACGGGTTTTGGCTGCTTGCTCATCAAGAAGTCAGTGATGTCGTGCTTGCAGAGCCCGAATGGCGGGACGGGGGCAGGGATGGTTCGGATTCTTCCGGTCTTCCCGCAGTATCTGAGTGATTCGGTTGATGGGTTCGATGGTGTCCAGGATGGCCTTGAGGATGATATGATCATTCCAATCGAGGaggagtcgtcgacgatgaacaGTCACCAAGCATCTCAATTACCTGCGTTCTCGGGCGCGTATTCCTCAGCTCAGGTGAGGGAGGTGATTGAGGAGAGCGAATTGGACCAGGACAGCTCAGATAGAGATGGTGCCAGCACGATTTACGAGGAGAATGAGAGTGTGTCCGTTGGGGAGGTGATGAAGAGCCCGGTATTCAGCGAGGATGAAATGTCAGAGGGCTCTTTCTGGGTTGATTTGGGCCATAGTCCACTTGGTTCAGACCATTCAGAACAGGGGAAGTTGGGATCTCCATTGCCTGCATCCTGGTTTTCTGGTAGGAAGAATGCAAAGAAGACATCACCAAAGGTGCCATCCAAAGTGGCAAGGAGCCCTGTTTATGACAACCATGTCGTGTCCTTTGATGCGGCTGTGAGGTCAGTATCTCAAGAGCTAGAGCATGTGAAGGAAATTCCAGAGGAAGATTGTTCATATAATGGCAAGGTCAGCGAAGATTGTTCATATACCGGCAAGGTCAGCGAAATTGAAGAATGTCAGGATGGTCATGAAAATAAGAGGTTTGTAAAATTCTCTTGTGacaatggccgcacacaaggaacttCGGCGTCTGTTTTTGGGGGTTATGCTGCAAATGGGAATGGCTCCACTTCGGAGATTTGCCCAGAAAACCAGGTTGAAGCTAAAGACAGTGCCATCAGAAGGGAAACAGAGGGTGAGTTCCGTCTACTGGGAAGGAGGGAGGCACCCAATAGCAGATTCAATGGTGGCAGGCTCTTTGGAGTGGAAGAAGCAGAACGAGTGCCAAGTATGGGACGCAAGGTATCATTCACCATGGAGGACAGTAAGCTGTGTCGTAATGCTGACGCTGGGGAGACATCTGGATATGCagtgggagaagaagaagaagatgatgatgcatACAGCGACTACGATGAGATTCAGGATGGCAGGCGAGAACCTGAAATCATCTGTAGGCACCTTGATCATGTGAACATGCTGGGTCTTAGTAAGACAACGCTAAGGTTGCGTTACTTGATCAATTGGTTAGTGACCTCGCTACTGCAGCTTCGGTTGCCTGATTCTGGAGACGGTGATGGGGTTCCCCTTGTCTATATCTATGGCCCGAAGATAAAATATGAACGGGGAGCAGCAGTTGCGTTCAATATAAAGGACTGCAACACCGGAACTTCACTGATCAATCCTGAAACTGTACAGAAGATGGCAGAGAAAGAAGGCCTCAATGTTGGCGTCGGTTTTCTGAGTCATATACGCCTCATGGACAACCAGAAACATGGGGTGGCTGATGTGGGCCTCAGCTCTTCCCTGTGCCGGCCTACCTCAAACGGCCGACATGAGAAGAAAAATAGCAAAAATGCCATTGTTGGGATCGAAGTCGTCACTGCTTCCCTTGGGTTCCTTACAAACTTTGACGATGTCTACAGGTTATGGGCATTTGTTGCAAAATTTCTGGACTCATCGTTCCTTGAACAGGAGAGGCTATCATCGATCCCCGAGGATGCAGAAAGATAG